Genomic window (Dyadobacter fanqingshengii):
GAATTCAATGCGAAGTTCAGTCTTTCCAATGACGACGAAGGAACCATCACGGTTACCGATATTCGTGGAAGGGTTTGGCATACGTCCAAAGTGAAAGGAAATGGGACGCATGACGAGAAAATCAAGCTGCCGAATGCTCCGGCCGGCATCTATTTAATTCAAATTAAAAATGGTAAAACAACGGATGTTAGAAAACTGCTAATTGCTCAATAGCTAACCTCTCAAAAAGCAAAAAAGCCGGAGCTAAGCTTCGGCTTTTTTGCTTTAAAAACTCACAACTATTTACTTAATCTTACCCCCTAGCCAATCTTTGCGGAATTTTTTCATTTCCTCGGTTACCGGCAAGCTGGCAGTTTCGTTCGTTTGCACGACCCATTTTGGATTTTCTACCAATGTGATCATCCCCAGTTTGACGTTTTCGCGATGGCTATATTCGACGGCAATTTGTTCGCCAGGCTTGTGCGCATTGAGAATAGCGGTTAACTCCGCCTGCGTTGCCACTGCTTTGCCGCCCAGTTTCAGAATCTTGTCGTCAATGTCCAGTCCCGCAATGTATAAAGGTGAATCAATGATGGTGTTGGACAAAATGGTAAGCTCCGTTCCCTCCTTGTAACGAACGTCGCCGATCCAAGCCTTGCCAGCAAACTCCTTTTTCAATGTTAATCCCGCCATTTGGAGCAACGGCGCGTAATCGAACGACTCATAACCATTGATATATTTTGCAAAAAAACCTTCTGCAAAAGCTTTGTCTTTACTATAAGTAACCAGCACGTCCTGCAAATCGCTCACCTGGTAAGCCACTTCCGGCTTTCCGTGTTTCCGCCAAACGGCTTGCATATATCCGTCCAGAGTCAATCCACGTGTACGCAATTGCAGATCCAGCGCCAGTGCAATGGAAGCGCCGTAAGGATAGTATGAAGTGTAAATGTTGGGATAATTGGTTTTGTCAATGGATACACCCGCATCAACAAAAACCGCATTGTTACTGGCCTGAACAGGAGAAATTCGCTTCGCACCGGCTGTATTTTCTTTGGTATTCACCAAGAAACTCAACTCCTGACAGTATTCCTCGGGCGACATGAAACCCGCCCGCGCCAAGATCAGGTCACCATAATATTGGGTAAAACCCTCTGCGAACCAAAGCTCGAAGCTCATGTTGCTCTTTTCAAAATCGAATGGTTCGAGTGTTTTCGGACGGATGCGCTCTACGTTCCAGGCGTGAAAAAATTCATGAGAAAATACACCCAACAATTCGTTACCGCCATTGAATGCAACAGGAAGGGCGATCATTGTACTGTTGCGGTGCTCCATTCCATCTCCTTTCACATAAGGATTTATGCTGGCCAAAAATGTATACTGCCTGAAATCAAAAGCCGGGAACTCGCCGTAAATCATCTGGCTTTCCTGTGTAATGCGTTTGATTTTAGCAGCAAAACCATCTGCTAATGAGTCGTTTCCCGTAATTTCAAGCGCCAGCCTTAATTTAGCGGGCGTTTTATCCGGGTTACTCAACGTCCATTCCTTTATGGTGAGTTTCCCGATCTTGATCGGCGAGTCCATGAAATATTGCAGATCCGACG
Coding sequences:
- a CDS encoding M61 family metallopeptidase — protein: MKKLFYLCTLPFFVNYAFAQKINYEVSFPNLVHHEANVAVTVTDAPQKELTFRMSRSSPGRYATHEYGKNVYDVKALDRAGQEIAVQRVDGDVYKVSGLNGFVKVQYTLYANHADGTYAGLDQNSIHLNAPATFLWVRELQKAPIEVKFNLPKEGQWTIATQLKPGAQPNTFSASDLQYFMDSPIKIGKLTIKEWTLSNPDKTPAKLRLALEITGNDSLADGFAAKIKRITQESQMIYGEFPAFDFRQYTFLASINPYVKGDGMEHRNSTMIALPVAFNGGNELLGVFSHEFFHAWNVERIRPKTLEPFDFEKSNMSFELWFAEGFTQYYGDLILARAGFMSPEEYCQELSFLVNTKENTAGAKRISPVQASNNAVFVDAGVSIDKTNYPNIYTSYYPYGASIALALDLQLRTRGLTLDGYMQAVWRKHGKPEVAYQVSDLQDVLVTYSKDKAFAEGFFAKYINGYESFDYAPLLQMAGLTLKKEFAGKAWIGDVRYKEGTELTILSNTIIDSPLYIAGLDIDDKILKLGGKAVATQAELTAILNAHKPGEQIAVEYSHRENVKLGMITLVENPKWVVQTNETASLPVTEEMKKFRKDWLGGKIK